A single Nicotiana tabacum cultivar K326 chromosome 5, ASM71507v2, whole genome shotgun sequence DNA region contains:
- the LOC107776694 gene encoding protein NRT1/ PTR FAMILY 6.2, which produces MEGKMSLTVADAVNYKGLPADRSKTGGWVPAALVLGIEINERLSTMGIAVNLVTYLGGVMHLPSAASANIVTDFMGTAFLLCLLGGFLADSFLGRYKTIAIFAIIQSLGTGMLTLATGLPQLRPQPCHPHEKCKPATGFQMGILYLALYLIALGTGGLKSSVSGFGTDQFDDKDEKEKSQMAYFFNRFFLFISMGTLAAVTVLVYVQDEVGRSWAYGICCISMIIAIIIFFSGTRMYRYKKSSGSPIVQIFQVIVAASRKRNMDVPYDVSMLYETNPEASRIQHSEQFRFLDKAAIVAQGDFDTSAPNPWKLCTVTRVEEVKMMARLLPIWATTILFWTTYAQMITFSVEQAATMDRSVGKFQIPAGSLTVFFVSAILISLAIYDRFIMPLWQKLKGKPGFTSLQKIAIGLVLSTIGMAIAALVDLKRLSVAKSVGRNMSTLPISVFYLIPQFFLVGAGEGFIYTGQLDFFITQSPKGMKTMSTGLFLTTLSLGFFFSSFLVSIIKKVTGSNGGDGWLADNINYARLDCFYGLLAILGVINFALYLIAAIWFKPRKSKSAVQMETVKNGNAADDKC; this is translated from the exons GGATTGAAATCAATGAAAGGCTTTCAACAATGGGAATAGCAGTAAATCTAGTGACATATTTGGGTGGTGTCATGCATCTACCAAGTGCAGCATCAGCCAATATTGTGACAGATTTTATGGGCACAGCGTTTCTTCTCTGCCTCCTTGGAGGTTTTCTTGCTGATTCTTTCCTTGGCAGATACAAAACCATTGCAATCTTTGCTATTATACAATCACTG GGAACTGGCATGTTAACACTGGCAACGGGCCTGCCACAGCTGAGGCCACAACCTTGTCATCCTCATGAGAAGTGCAAACCAGCAACTGGCTTCCAGATGGGAATTCTATACTTAGCTTTATATCTAATAGCATTAGGCACTGGTGGCTTAAAATCTAGTGTATCTGGATTTGGAACAGATCAATTTGATGATAAAGACGAGAAGGAAAAGTCGCAAATGGCCTATTTCTTTAACAGATTCTTCTTATTCATCAGCATGGGAACTTTGGCAGCAGTTACAGTGCTAGTTTACGTTCAAGATGAAGTTGGAAGAAGCTGGGCTTATGGTATTTGCTGCATTTCCATGATAATTGCAATCATAATCTTTTTTTCGGGGACTAGAATGTACCGCTACAAGAAAAGCTCAGGAAGTCCTATAGTCCAAATATTTCAAGTCATAGTAGCTGCTTCAAGGAAAAGGAATATGGATGTTCCCTATGATGTAAGCATGCTTTACGAGACCAATCCAGAGGCTTCAAGAATCCAACATAGTGAACAATTCCGCTTTCTGGACAAGGCTGCAATTGTAGCACAAGGAGATTTTGATACATCTGCTCCAAATCCATGGAAGCTGTGCACAGTGACCAGGGTGGAGGAAGTAAAAATGATGGCTAGGCTACTTCCAATTTGGGCCACAACTATCCTTTTCTGGACAACTTATGCACAAATGATTACATTTTCAGTCGAACAAGCTGCCACTATGGATAGATCAGTTGGCAAATTCCAAATTCCAGCAGGCTCTCTTACTGTCTTCTTTGTGTCTGCCATCTTAATCTCTTTGGCTATTTATGACCGATTTATCATGCCACTCTGGCAGAAATTGAAGGGAAAACCAG GTTTTACCAGCCTACAAAAAATAGCCATAGGGCTTGTGCTTTCTACTATAGGAATGGCAATAGCTGCTCTAGTTGATTTAAAAAGGTTGTCAGTGGCAAAATCTGTGGGGCGAAACATGTCAACTTTGCCTATTAGTGTATTCTATTTGATCCCACAATTCTTTTTGGTTGGAGCTGGGGAAGGATTCATATACACCGGCCAACTCGATTTTTTCATAACACAGTCACCAAAAGGGATGAAAACAATGAGCACTGGCCTTTTCTTGACAACCCTTTCTCTTGGTTTCTTTTTTAGTAGTTTCTTAGTCTCTATTATCAAGAAGGTGACAGGAAGCAATGGTGGTGATGGCTGGCTTGCAGACAACATTAATTACGCAAGGCTTGATTGTTTCTATGGCCTTCTTGCTATATTGGGAGTCATAAACTTTGCGCTTTACCTAATTGCTGCGATATGGTTCAAGCCAAGGAAGTCTAAATCTGCCGTACAGATGGAGACTGTGAAAAATGGAAATGCTGCCGATGACAAGTGCTAG